The window ATGCCGTTCAGAAATTGACGGAGTATGTGAAGGGCAACTTTTGTCAAAAAGCCGGCTTTTTTGAAAATCGGTGCGCTGCAATTGTTGATTCTGGACAATCTGAGTTTAAGCAAGCCATCGCCCAGAACACACAACGACAAAACTTTATTTTTTTTAGTATTTATACAACGAATTTGTCTGTCACTCCATTGCTGCCTTCTAGACTCACATCTGTGCTGCCGGCATTACCCTCTTACCAGTTTGAAACTGCTGGAGTGCTGCAAAGCTTTTATACTTATCAAGCCAAGCAAAAATAAAGGAATTGGCTACTTTTCAGCTAAGCGACCAAGCTAGAGGTTATCCTAGGAACATTTAAGCTTTACGCACCGGCATTGAGCGACTTCCTATGACTTACTGCGTTATCCCAGGATGCCAGCACCCCCACAACTGTGATACAGCTAAAATTTGCCAGAGTTGCGGTTCTAAGCTGTGGCTCAAAGATCGCTACCGCCCGATTCAACAAATCGGCCAAGGAGGGTTTGGCCGAACCTTTTTAGCCGTTGATGAAGATATCCCTTCTCAACCGCGCTGTGTGGTTAAACAACTTTACTTTTCACAAGATAGCAATAGCAACTTTCAAAAAGCGATTCAGCTTTTTCACCAAGAAGCCGTCAGGTTAGAACATTTAGGTACGCATCCACAAATTCCGTCTTTGCTAGCGCACTTTGAACAAAACAAGTGGTTGTATTTAGCTCAAGAATTAATTGAAGGGGAAACACTTTCACAGCAATTGAAGCAACAAGGTGTGTTTAGTGAAAAACTGATTCTACAATTGCTACAAGATTTGCTGCCGGTGTTGCAGTATATCCACGAGCAACAAGTAATTCACCGGGATATTAAGCCGGCAAATATTATGCGCCGGCGCAGTGATGGTAAATATATCCTGATCGATTTTGGGATTGCCAAATTGTTTGCCGGCACTAATCTTTCCCAAACCGGCACAATCATTGGCAGTTTAGAATATATGGCACCCGAACAAACGCGAGGTAAAGCCCTTCCTGCCAGTGATCTTTACAGTTTAGGCGCGACTTGCATTCACCTACTCACCGGCATTGCCCCCTCTAACTTATACGACACAACCCGCGATCGGTGGGCGTGGCGCGATTATTTACCCACCGGCACTGACTTGGGTGGAATGACTTCGCCCGCGTCTCGCATTCGCTTGGGTAAAGTTTTGGATAAATTGTTGCAAAATGCCCTCAATCAGCGATATCTTTCAGCGGCTGAAGTGTTGCAAGCGCTGAATGAGCCGGTAAACCCCCCTGCTCAAAAAACCGTTCGTCAATCATCCTTAAAAACAGCTTGCCCTTCGATTAAATCTTCTGTGCCGGCTGTAGTAAAATCCTCACTTCCCCGCCAAAATCCTTCATTTTTAAATAAACTATTTCGCCGCGTAACCCATCAATCTCAAGATAATGATTCGCTCACCTCAGAGGTGGGGGTTGACTATACAAAATTGCGCGATTTACTGGCAGCGCACAAATGGCAAGAAGCCGATCAGGAAACGAAAACCGTTTTATGTCAGGCTGCCGGCAAGCGAGGCGGTTATATCGATACCCGTAATATTGAACAATTGCCCTGTCAAGATTTGCAAACAATTGACCGGCTATGGGTGAAATACAGCGCAGGTCGCTTTGGCTTTAGTGTGCAGAAAAAAATTTATGACAGTGTTGCCGGGGACTACGCAATGTTTTGTGAACGCATTGGATGGCCGGCTCATAACCCAACGATTCCCAATAACAGCCTAAAATTTAAATCCTCAGCGCCGGCGGGACATTTGCCCTCGCGGATATGGGTTGGGGGAATTTACTGGTGGCAACACGCCGGTGCAATGTCTGAAAAACTTAGCAAATGTGACACTCTTTAGTTTTTTCCAGCCGGCAGTAATGCCACATTCGCAACAGCACGCTCGGTTATTGATCAAATACTCATTGATTCCAAAAAGCTCAAATCCTTTGATTTCAGAGGTTTTAAAAGTAGAGTCTGGCTGCTATTTATATCTGATTGCTATAGCAATCAGGAGCCGGTTAAACCCGTCACTGTCCTATCAATCTAAGATTTAAAATCCATAAATCTAAATGGCTCTATCTTAAAGCAGAGATCGCATATTCTTCATTTGTCTCTGTAGATAGACGTACCCATTGCCATCAAAAAAGACAATGAATCCAAGACAAACATTTAAAGCCAGGTAACGCTTCAAGCAGCTTCCCTGGTTAGACACCTGCCGAAAAAAAGCTCAAAGAGGTATTGAATCGTGTTTTTTCACAAAAAAGAACTCATTAAAAAAGATGTGAAAATTGAGGCACCAAATCCTCGTTTCGCCCAGTTGCTACTCGAACAATTTGGCGGGGCAACCGGCGAACTGACCGCAGCTTTACAGTATTGGGTGCAGTCCTTCCATGTGGAAAATCCAGGCATCCGGGATATGCTTCAAGATATTGCCATCGAAGAGTTTAGCCATTTAGAAATGGTTGGCAAACTGATTGAAGCCCATACCAAAAATACAGACCAAACAGACGCGTTCAAGAGTACACTCTTTGCGATGCGAGGCATCGGGCCGCATTTCTTAGATAGCCAAGGCAGTGCTTGGACAGCAGCTTATATCAATGAAGGCGGCGACGTGGTGCGCGATTTGCGGGCTAATATTGCGGCAGAAGGCGGGGCGCGTCAAACTTACGAACAGTTGATTAAATACGCTCCGGATGCGGGAACGAAGGATATGCTGGTTCATTTGCTGACCCGCGAAATTTCCCACACCCAGATGTTTATGAAGGCGCTGGAATCACTGGGTAAACTCACAGATCCTTTCTTCGGTAATGTTCAGCCCGATCAAACTGTAGATATCTACTACAATTTATCGACAAATGGCGCACAGGATGAGCGCGGCCCCTGGAACTCTGAACCAGATTTCCGCTATATTGCCGATCCGTTGAATGCTAAAGCTTAATCTGCTTTAATCGCTCCTAGCTTGTTCTAAAATGAGTCAGAAGTAACTTTTCTTCTGGCTCATTTATGTTTTTATAAGTACAATGACTGCGGATAGATTGCAAATATCTCAGTGATTGTTCATTTAAAGTTTACAGGCACCATCAAGAAATTGTTATCTGCTTATCTATTGGTATTTCACGGCAGCCGCGACCGGCGCTACCAGGTTGCTGTCGAGCAACTGACTCAATTAGTCTGCGATGTTCAGATGCACCGGCCGGCTTCTGGACGCTCAGGATCGGGAAATTTGGCAACGCATTCGGCAGAAACCTTCGTTGGGATGGGTTTGTTAGAACTGCATCCCTTGCCTTTGCATGAGCAAATTCGAGAATTCGCTGAGCGTTCTTTTGCCGCCGGCATCCACTCTATTCAAGTGGTGCCGGTGTTTTTACTTCCGGGTGTTCATGTCATGGAAGATATCCCGGCAGAGGTCGCCAGAGCGCAACAAGCTTTAGGCTCACAGGCGAAAATAGAGATCAAGCCTTACTTAGGTAAACATCCGGGTCTTACCGGCTTGCTGTCGGCACAACAGGCAAATATGGCAGCTGATGCCTGGATTTTGCTATCTCACGGCAGCCGTCGTGCCGGTGCCAATCAACCGATTGAGGATATGGCCATTAAGTTAGGTGCGGTGCCGGCCTATTGGTCTGTACGATCAAGTTTGGAAAAGCAAGTGGAAGCACTCGTGAATGCCGGCCACCGAAGGATCGGGATTTTGCCCTATTTCTTATTTGCTGGCGCGATTACCGATGCGATCTCCCAATATGTCAGTGAGCTTTCCCAGCGATTTTCCGCAGTAGAATTACAGTTAGCTGAACCTTTAGGAGCCGGTATTGCGCTGGCACGTTTGATTTCAGATTTGGCTGGAGAATAAACCGCACAGGCTTGGAGCCGGCACAACCCATAAAATTACTATCGGGATCATCTCATTGTTTAAAATTTTTTGTAGTGCCGGCATCTTGCCCGCTTGCTGTAATCTAAGGGAGCATATTGCTCCTACTCCTCGAATGTTGTTGTCGTCATCTTAAGGAGTGAGAGCATCTTGCTCCTTCAATGTTTTTACAAATTAAATTTTAATAATAATTTAAATATCTTCTAAATTAGTTATTTATATTAATTCATCTTTTATAAAGCTATTTTAATTTTTATTTAAGTTAATCTTTTGTCTAATAATTTTATTCAAGCGCTTTTTTTTAGAGCTTAGCCTATTT of the Microcoleus sp. FACHB-68 genome contains:
- a CDS encoding DUF4359 domain-containing protein, which produces MKGFKTAAIVGGVVLAGVGVAMAVTNPDQTAYEEYAVQKLTEYVKGNFCQKAGFFENRCAAIVDSGQSEFKQAIAQNTQRQNFIFFSIYTTNLSVTPLLPSRLTSVLPALPSYQFETAGVLQSFYTYQAKQK
- a CDS encoding serine/threonine-protein kinase codes for the protein MTYCVIPGCQHPHNCDTAKICQSCGSKLWLKDRYRPIQQIGQGGFGRTFLAVDEDIPSQPRCVVKQLYFSQDSNSNFQKAIQLFHQEAVRLEHLGTHPQIPSLLAHFEQNKWLYLAQELIEGETLSQQLKQQGVFSEKLILQLLQDLLPVLQYIHEQQVIHRDIKPANIMRRRSDGKYILIDFGIAKLFAGTNLSQTGTIIGSLEYMAPEQTRGKALPASDLYSLGATCIHLLTGIAPSNLYDTTRDRWAWRDYLPTGTDLGGMTSPASRIRLGKVLDKLLQNALNQRYLSAAEVLQALNEPVNPPAQKTVRQSSLKTACPSIKSSVPAVVKSSLPRQNPSFLNKLFRRVTHQSQDNDSLTSEVGVDYTKLRDLLAAHKWQEADQETKTVLCQAAGKRGGYIDTRNIEQLPCQDLQTIDRLWVKYSAGRFGFSVQKKIYDSVAGDYAMFCERIGWPAHNPTIPNNSLKFKSSAPAGHLPSRIWVGGIYWWQHAGAMSEKLSKCDTL
- a CDS encoding manganese catalase family protein, with translation MFFHKKELIKKDVKIEAPNPRFAQLLLEQFGGATGELTAALQYWVQSFHVENPGIRDMLQDIAIEEFSHLEMVGKLIEAHTKNTDQTDAFKSTLFAMRGIGPHFLDSQGSAWTAAYINEGGDVVRDLRANIAAEGGARQTYEQLIKYAPDAGTKDMLVHLLTREISHTQMFMKALESLGKLTDPFFGNVQPDQTVDIYYNLSTNGAQDERGPWNSEPDFRYIADPLNAKA
- a CDS encoding CbiX/SirB N-terminal domain-containing protein yields the protein MIVHLKFTGTIKKLLSAYLLVFHGSRDRRYQVAVEQLTQLVCDVQMHRPASGRSGSGNLATHSAETFVGMGLLELHPLPLHEQIREFAERSFAAGIHSIQVVPVFLLPGVHVMEDIPAEVARAQQALGSQAKIEIKPYLGKHPGLTGLLSAQQANMAADAWILLSHGSRRAGANQPIEDMAIKLGAVPAYWSVRSSLEKQVEALVNAGHRRIGILPYFLFAGAITDAISQYVSELSQRFSAVELQLAEPLGAGIALARLISDLAGE